A genomic window from Malassezia vespertilionis chromosome 6, complete sequence includes:
- the PUP2 gene encoding proteasome endopeptidase complex (COG:O; MEROPS:MER0047611; EggNog:ENOG503NWYW), translated as MFLTRSEYDRGVNTFSPEGRLFQVEYALEAIKLGSTTVGICTKEGVVLGVEKRVQSSLLESNSIEKIMEIDTHVGAAMSGLTADARTMIDHARVTSQNHSFVYDEEIKIESAAQCVCDLALRFGENLEEDDAMMSRPFGVALLIVGIDENGPQLYHADPSGTYVRYEAKAIGSGSEGAQGELQEKYSKDLSLHDASLLTLRVLKQVMEEKLDEHNVQLAVVTPRTAKDGRPSGKFEILDEARLKPLVDAM; from the exons ATGTTTCTGACGCGGTCAGAGTACG ACCGTGGTGTCAACACGTTTTCCCCAGAGGGGCGTCTCTTCCAGGTAGAGTATGCACTGGAAGCGATCAAGCTTGGGTCCACCACTGTAGGCATCTGCACGAAAGAAggcgtcgtgctcggcgtggAGAAGCGCGTTCAGTCTTCCCTGCTTGAGAGCAATTCCATTGAGAAAATTATGGAGATTGACACGCATgttggcgcggcgatgaGTGGCCTTACAGCCGACGCACGGACAATGATCGACCATGCGCGCGTCACCAGCCAG AACCATAGCTTTGTGTACGATGAGGAGATCAAGATTgagagcgccgcacagtGCGTTTGCgatcttgcgcttcgctTTGGCGAGAATCTGGAGGAGGACGACGCCATGATGAGCCGCCCTTTTGGCGTCGCACTTTTGATCGTCGGCATTGACGAAAATGGCCCACAATTGTACCACGCTGACCCATCTGGAACCTATGTACGCTACGAAGCCAAGGCCATTGGCAGCGGTTCCGAGGGCGCCCAAGGCGAGCTCCAGGAAAAGTACAGCAAAGACCTTTCTCTGCACGACGCATCGCTACTCACACTCCGCGTGCTTAAGCAGGTCATGGAAGAGAAACTCGACGAGCACAATGTACAGCTTGCCGTTGTCACGCCACGCACCGCAAAAGATGGCCGCCCCTCGGGCAAGTTCGAGATCCTCGACGAAGCGCGGCTCAAGCCGCTCGTCGACGCCATGTAG